The genomic region GGAATGCAACAGTGATGAGTGAGCCACCAGAACCAGAACCACCCCCCATGACCCTGCTGCTTGTGCTGGTTGAGGCTCCTCCGCCGTCTTGGTCGGCTTGGCCGTCCGGGGAAATGGTGAAACCTGAGGGAAGGAGAGGGATGTAAGAAGGGTCCTCACCACTCATTGCTATGTTGATGGCTGGCAGATCAACTGGACAGTACACCACTAGGGAACCTGAGGAGTCCACACAGCTCTCCTGGAGGATCAGCAtgttgttttgacttgagttgaatgcctatgaagaaattaagTGGACAACAAGGTAGAGATTGTAAGTTGAAATTGATTgcattgaaaacaaaacaaagggaGACAGTTTAAGGCTTAAATtagagaataaataatatatacactAACAGCATATTGTCATTCAATCGCAAATTGTCATTTagtaaatttatttacttttaaataattgCATTAAAACTCGTACCAAAAGTAATTTCTTAATAGTTGACAGTGTAAATACCGACAATGCATATCCAAAACAAATACCAGAAAATAATGCATTTTAATTGGgactaaaaacaaataacattttaattgggactaaattaaaaaaaatgttatgttttTAGGAATTGACAACATATGTAAAACCAAAATTTGATTAGAACATTGAGAGAAAGCATGACTCACTCGAAGCACAGATATGCAGTTACCAGGGTGTGAACCATTTGCTATATGAGCAACCTCTTGCACAGCATTGCCATTGGAAAGAACATCCCACTAAGCCAAACGAAAAACAATGTTAAAAACGTATCTAAGGTGACAACATCAGATAAGACAATTGAGTTAAACATGTCACAACCTGAGGCCTTTTCTTTTCATCCTTAAAGAAATTGAACACAGTTTGTGGAGGGATGGGGAGCCAAATGGTGGTAGCTGCACTTAGAACCACACCATTAGGTTGGCCAGGGTCTGAGCTCTTGTGCACAGTGACTCTGACTCCAACCTCATTCATGCCACTCCCAGAGAGTGTGGTCCATCTGTGGCCAGCTGATGAACTAATGCTTGCACAAAAATTGGTGACCATTCTTTGTGCAAGTTTCATCATGCTCCTCTTGCCCTCAGGAGAAGGAATCACTGAAAATTTTGAACAATCAATAAGGTTCAGATCAcaacaagaaaattaaacatgacAGAAGTTGTCAATGCAATTATATACCTCCTCCAAGATCACGGGTTGAATTTCCTGTCACCAATAGACAAGCAATCCTTTCACACATCCTCTGAAGTGTAGTTAGCCATCTTTGTGCTCCAAATGCAATGCCACTGTAAATAATGTTTCTATAGAGCCTATGAACTGGGGTTTTGTCTTCAATCTCTACATGTTCAATCCAAGTAACCTACATGAAGACATAGAAGAGTGACCAAAATTGTATGCTAAGGGCATCAAATTAGCCAACAGCAGTGGACAGTGTTCAAGGTACCTTGGAATATCCATTAGGCATGTCTTGGATAAAGACACCAGAAGGAAGACGGTGAGATCGAAATTGAGGAGCAAATTGGTTATCTTGAGTAAAATCATATGAAACATCTACTATTGCCCATAAGCCTTGTTCAATTTGTTGACAGTAACGCAGGAAATAGAATTCTCTAGTAGAAACAAGTGGAGAAAGCACTTGCAACTCCTCATACATCTGaatcataacaaaataaaaattcaaagttGAAGCAAAACGAGAATGAATATTCAAAGATAATAAATAGGACAAAATTCCAACATACCAATTGCAAAGAACCACCATGGCCACCCATCATTCCAGAAGATATAACCTCAATTGTTCTAGCCATTGTGACAATGGTGGAAAATAGCTCCATCCACTTGTTCTGCGAAATCAACCATGACATTTGAACAATTAATTCAGACAATTGAATGATTGAAGGTTCTAATTGTCTCAAAtctagaactaaaaaaataacaagaaaagatTATTAAAAACTTCTTACCGGGTCCATAAACATGTCAACCAAAGTTAAGCCATTCATAATAACAACTCCTGAATCTCTAGAAGCTTCAACGTGAACATTGGGGTTCTTCAAGTGACTATTAGCCTTGGGGAACATCCTTTCATAGGAATCAAGATCAAGCACATCCCTCCCATCAGCACCTTTCATCCACAAGGGCTCATTTGTTTGCAATAGCCTGATCATTTCCTCCATGGCATTTGAGGCAATGTCTGACATGAGGGACTTATCCATGTCCGAAAGACAAGGGGGTTGGAAAGGAGGCACATTCGGCATGGATGATGAAGAACTCCCTGGGAGAAGATCAAGATCAAGGGAAGGGCCACCCAACCCTTGGCTTGCAAAAGTCCCCATTGACAAGTCCAGAGAAGATATGTGGATAGGCTGAACAGGTGGGAGTTGAGAAATTGGCCTTCCAATGTACTTAGCTGCAATGCTAGATACTCTATCAAGCTGCAAATTAACACAAATGTTCAATGGACAAGAAAGttacaacaaaagaaaaaatgaaattattcacATTCATGAATCCAAACAAAGGAATTAATGAATGAGAAAACCTTTGCACATCATTACCTCCTCTTTGAGTTGGGCATTCTCCAATCTCAACTTCTGTTCATCAAAATAACAATCATCATTCATAGGAGGACCACCACAAGAGGGGCAGATAACATTTTTCAAGGCTTCCCTTATGGCTATGTTCTCACAACGTATCTTATCATTCTCTGCCCGGAGTGCACAATTATCAGCTCTCTCATGCTGAGCCTGAATTGTTCAATTAACCAagagaacaaagaaaaataaaaatgatcaaGTGAAACACACACAGTCTCATAATCATAATtgaaaaacacaaacacacaaacacacacacacacaaaaacataaacaaacgCAACATTAAAaccctttaaataaaaatataataaacagtACCTTCATCTGGGTCCTCCTGTTCTGGAACCAAAATTTGATCTGTCTAGGCGCCAAGCCTAACTCCCTACTCAACTGCAATCTCTGCTTCTCATCTGGGTGCGGACACTCCTTGAACATCCTGAAAACACCAATCACatagaaagaacaaaaagagaGAGGGACCACATAATTAGAAGGGTGCAAGTATGATTTTTTAACTGTTCATGAAGAGAAATGCAAAAGGCCATGACATAAAAGAAGGAAAtgaaaacaccaaaggcatgaatgggaaataaaataaaaaataaaaagagaatggTTCTTACGATTCAAGCCTTTGAATCTGGTTAGCTGTGTGACGGTGGTAACGCTTCTTCCTTCGCTGGGAATCAGAAGAACCATCATGGTGATGATGGCGATCACCAGGAGAACCACTTCCAAACTCCATTTttgtcttttctctctctctctctcttgatcACTCACTCCCACCACCACCACTTTGTCTCCACTGAATCAGCAACTACTCCCATGACATCAAAACCAttgagaaacaaaacaaaacaaaataaaaaaggagacaGAAGAAACAAATCTTAAGAGAcaaaaacaagaagaagaagcaaaagggagtTTGGAAGAAGGAGGGTGTGGGAAAAGAGAGAGAACTTTTGTGATGTGATTTTTGATGGGTATGGCTATAAGGCTATATGGCTATTATgctgttgtgtgtgtgtgtggttttgAGAATGAAGCAAAAGCAAAAtggcaaaaaataataaaacacatCATAACATCAACAATCaaaacaacatataatttttattaattatatattattctgAAACGGATGTGAGCATCAAAGATAGCGGCATGATTTGGGAGGGTGAGAGAGTGAGTTATGGCAAATCTCAAGGGATGCTGCTGAATACAGAAGACGATGATGATCTATTAACAATCAaccaagagaaaaaagaaaagaaagaaaaaccatCCACTCACCAACACAACACCActccctcttctctctctctcagtgTGCACCCTCCCTATATGCTGTGCTGCgctatgaatgaatgaatgaaccCTTTTAAATATAGCATAGtataaatgaatataattaaaaaaataataatatatgtaagTGAATATTGATTATATTGTGTCACaaagtgaaaagaaagcgtAACTGATGGAGGAGCTTTAAAAGCGTCGTTGGG from Glycine soja cultivar W05 chromosome 16, ASM419377v2, whole genome shotgun sequence harbors:
- the LOC114389580 gene encoding homeobox-leucine zipper protein HDG11-like — protein: MEFGSGSPGDRHHHHDGSSDSQRRKKRYHRHTANQIQRLESMFKECPHPDEKQRLQLSRELGLAPRQIKFWFQNRRTQMKAQHERADNCALRAENDKIRCENIAIREALKNVICPSCGGPPMNDDCYFDEQKLRLENAQLKEELDRVSSIAAKYIGRPISQLPPVQPIHISSLDLSMGTFASQGLGGPSLDLDLLPGSSSSSMPNVPPFQPPCLSDMDKSLMSDIASNAMEEMIRLLQTNEPLWMKGADGRDVLDLDSYERMFPKANSHLKNPNVHVEASRDSGVVIMNGLTLVDMFMDPNKWMELFSTIVTMARTIEVISSGMMGGHGGSLQLMYEELQVLSPLVSTREFYFLRYCQQIEQGLWAIVDVSYDFTQDNQFAPQFRSHRLPSGVFIQDMPNGYSKVTWIEHVEIEDKTPVHRLYRNIIYSGIAFGAQRWLTTLQRMCERIACLLVTGNSTRDLGGVIPSPEGKRSMMKLAQRMVTNFCASISSSAGHRWTTLSGSGMNEVGVRVTVHKSSDPGQPNGVVLSAATTIWLPIPPQTVFNFFKDEKKRPQWDVLSNGNAVQEVAHIANGSHPGNCISVLRAFNSSQNNMLILQESCVDSSGSLVVYCPVDLPAINIAMSGEDPSYIPLLPSGFTISPDGQADQDGGGASTSTSSRVMGGGSGSGGSLITVAFQILVSSLPSAKLNMESVTTVNSLIGNTVQHIKAALNCPSS